One window of the Niallia circulans genome contains the following:
- a CDS encoding methyl-accepting chemotaxis protein translates to MKISIRYKLLASFLIVSILFMILSYYSYKSTKETVETYDYVIETVTELRSISEQIQTNAAREISNLRGYFVYRTDAYKNRVNGASTNIDTLVNTGIEISTEAETVKRLKDIQTLNKELTHKANALMNSNNPSPSALDEITTLSDSLSDQTEAFNIWLTHDILNPEVERAHTDSEQRMMLVLIFSVLVTLLSIVMGFLQSALIMKPIQYLKTNMQKVAKGNLHTAKSPIKSRDEIYQLNEAFEQMKENLAKMIVNMTESSNLVAASAEQLNESAEQSSNASAAIASSIQAIAASNEHAIVKISGNTLALDSILTGVEAIKDRSLHVSALSQAAFTNAEKGTKQIEDNLTQMKFIYDSVQRSNTIIASLADRSQEIGKMIELISNIAEQTNLLALNAAIEAARAGENGKGFAIVADEVRKLAEQSQASAQDISQSLHGIQQDTSDAVTMLNETMDRAKNGVTISTNTVESFSTIVSNTQKVAPEIEEVAQTVATITIQIKDVVEVANEITLLAKENGNSTEEVAASTEEQSASMEEIKASAESLSSMADELMKIVSQFNSEN, encoded by the coding sequence ATGAAAATTTCCATCAGGTATAAATTATTAGCAAGCTTTCTGATTGTTTCTATTTTATTTATGATTCTGTCCTATTATTCTTATAAAAGTACAAAAGAAACAGTAGAAACTTATGATTATGTAATTGAAACCGTAACAGAATTACGCTCTATTTCTGAACAAATACAGACAAATGCAGCTAGAGAAATTTCAAACTTAAGGGGTTATTTTGTTTATAGAACTGATGCCTATAAAAATAGAGTAAATGGCGCAAGCACAAATATTGATACGCTTGTTAACACTGGGATAGAAATCTCTACTGAGGCAGAAACAGTAAAGCGATTAAAGGATATACAGACTTTAAACAAAGAACTTACTCATAAGGCGAATGCATTGATGAATAGTAATAACCCTTCTCCATCTGCTTTAGATGAGATTACGACATTATCTGACAGCTTATCTGATCAAACGGAAGCTTTTAATATTTGGCTGACCCATGATATTTTGAATCCAGAGGTTGAAAGAGCTCATACAGATTCTGAACAAAGAATGATGCTGGTACTTATTTTTAGTGTATTAGTTACGTTGCTATCTATCGTAATGGGTTTCCTTCAATCAGCTCTTATTATGAAACCAATTCAGTATTTAAAAACAAATATGCAAAAAGTCGCAAAAGGGAACTTACACACAGCAAAATCCCCAATAAAATCCAGAGATGAAATTTATCAATTAAATGAAGCTTTTGAACAAATGAAAGAGAATTTAGCAAAAATGATTGTTAACATGACAGAAAGCTCAAATCTGGTAGCAGCATCTGCAGAGCAATTAAATGAAAGTGCAGAACAATCAAGCAATGCGTCTGCAGCAATTGCTTCCTCTATTCAGGCAATTGCTGCTAGCAATGAACATGCAATTGTTAAAATATCTGGCAATACGCTTGCCTTAGATTCAATTTTAACCGGAGTAGAGGCGATTAAGGATCGTTCTTTGCATGTGTCTGCCTTATCACAAGCTGCCTTTACAAATGCAGAAAAGGGCACAAAACAAATCGAAGATAATTTAACACAAATGAAATTCATTTATGACTCTGTACAACGTTCCAATACGATTATTGCTTCTTTAGCTGACCGATCACAAGAAATAGGAAAAATGATTGAGTTAATAAGTAATATTGCCGAGCAAACAAATTTATTAGCATTAAACGCGGCTATTGAGGCGGCTAGAGCAGGAGAAAACGGCAAAGGCTTTGCCATTGTAGCCGATGAAGTTCGTAAATTAGCGGAGCAGTCTCAAGCTTCCGCACAAGATATTTCCCAATCTTTACATGGAATTCAGCAGGATACATCCGACGCAGTCACCATGTTAAATGAGACAATGGATCGAGCGAAGAACGGAGTAACTATTTCAACAAATACGGTTGAATCCTTCTCGACCATTGTGTCCAACACTCAAAAGGTGGCCCCAGAAATAGAAGAGGTTGCCCAAACAGTTGCTACCATCACAATACAGATTAAAGATGTGGTCGAGGTTGCAAATGAAATTACCCTTCTTGCTAAAGAAAATGGAAATAGTACAGAAGAAGTTGCCGCTTCTACAGAAGAACAATCAGCATCGATGGAAGAAATTAAAGCTTCTGCTGAATCCTTATCCAGCATGGCAGATGAATTAATGAAAATTGTGTCTCAGTTTAATAGTGAAAACTAA
- a CDS encoding MFS transporter, whose translation MTKNKLSFLEVRKEPSASSQKFQSILLLLSVCTGAFLSHFSAGFVNIALTDISIDFSAKLSVTQWIVNGYLLAIMLFLPLMGKLADQFGKKRIHNLGYLVFAAGACGSALSFNIPMLIIARVIQGSGAAMLQAVNMAIVTDVYPEKHRGKALGIISTSVGIGALLGPSVGGFFIESFSWHILFWTVVPISIGAYFLAQKFVPIDRHFEHSSFDYKGSIYFGIGIVSFVFVLNSIGEGAYKIYLLGIACVSVACFLFFFFHSKKEEHPFIQPSIFSSPIVKAGGLILMTSYCAAFASTVILPFYLRGVLGFSAEQSGLLLMCYPLLLAVLGPISGSLADRFGGEKVVLVGLGLLCITMLGLSFLSPGTSLPTLIILLCLLGFSMGILTSPNYSIMMLYVPLQFLGMMSSTIALLRNIGMVIGTALAITFMNMWLDGTITDWMNDTRRSEFEAVMLGFHYLFLLLFVLLVLIAIYFVYSVWRKKKEE comes from the coding sequence ATGACAAAAAATAAGCTGAGTTTTTTAGAAGTAAGAAAAGAACCATCAGCCTCGAGCCAAAAATTCCAATCCATACTTTTACTGCTATCTGTTTGTACGGGTGCTTTTTTGTCCCACTTTTCTGCTGGATTTGTCAATATTGCCTTAACCGATATATCCATTGATTTTTCGGCAAAGCTTTCTGTTACCCAATGGATTGTCAATGGCTATCTATTGGCGATTATGTTGTTTTTACCGTTGATGGGGAAACTAGCAGATCAGTTTGGAAAGAAGCGTATACATAATCTTGGCTATTTAGTTTTTGCGGCGGGAGCATGTGGATCCGCCCTGTCTTTCAATATTCCTATGTTGATTATTGCTAGAGTAATCCAAGGTAGTGGGGCAGCAATGCTTCAAGCAGTTAATATGGCAATTGTGACAGATGTTTATCCTGAGAAACATCGAGGAAAAGCCCTTGGGATTATCAGTACATCTGTCGGAATCGGAGCATTATTAGGTCCCTCTGTTGGTGGATTTTTTATCGAATCCTTTTCTTGGCATATCTTATTTTGGACTGTTGTTCCAATAAGTATTGGAGCCTATTTTTTAGCACAGAAATTTGTTCCAATTGACCGCCATTTTGAACATTCTAGCTTTGATTACAAAGGCAGTATCTATTTTGGGATAGGGATTGTTTCCTTTGTTTTTGTTCTCAACTCGATTGGCGAGGGAGCTTATAAGATCTATTTATTAGGGATTGCCTGTGTTAGTGTTGCCTGTTTTCTTTTCTTTTTCTTCCATAGTAAGAAGGAGGAGCACCCGTTTATCCAACCATCGATTTTCTCTTCCCCCATTGTGAAAGCCGGTGGATTAATCTTAATGACAAGCTATTGTGCAGCATTTGCTTCGACTGTTATATTACCTTTTTATTTACGAGGTGTTTTAGGCTTTTCTGCTGAGCAGTCAGGACTTTTATTAATGTGTTATCCATTGCTTCTGGCAGTACTTGGTCCTATTAGTGGATCGTTAGCAGACCGGTTTGGGGGAGAAAAGGTAGTCCTAGTTGGTTTAGGGCTTTTATGTATAACGATGCTTGGGCTGAGCTTCCTATCTCCTGGGACATCCTTACCTACATTAATCATATTGCTTTGTTTATTGGGGTTCTCGATGGGGATCTTAACATCGCCCAATTACAGCATAATGATGCTATATGTTCCCTTACAATTCTTAGGAATGATGAGCAGTACTATTGCCTTGCTAAGAAATATTGGAATGGTAATCGGGACAGCGCTAGCGATTACTTTTATGAATATGTGGTTAGATGGAACGATTACTGATTGGATGAATGATACAAGACGCTCGGAATTTGAGGCAGTCATGTTAGGCTTTCACTATTTATTTCTGCTTTTATTTGTTCTTCTGGTATTAATTGCTATTTATTTTGTTTATTCTGTCTGGAGAAAAAAGAAGGAGGAGTGA
- a CDS encoding cysteine hydrolase family protein — translation MNQLEWNPKHTALLIVDVQNDYCHKEGSLAQQDLDVSMVDEMMPNLKDMIASMKDINVPIIYIQTIHEDSTDSETWIKRLKGKNQKGLCRKDTWGAEFYQLEPEKNDVIVIKHRYSAFINTRLDSVLRALKIETLLMAGVSTNICVESTARDGFMLDYDVIFLSDCTAAFSKEAHEMTLQTINQFFGTVATSKEVVKSIHALQ, via the coding sequence ATGAATCAACTAGAATGGAATCCCAAACATACTGCATTACTAATTGTTGATGTTCAAAATGATTATTGTCATAAAGAAGGAAGCTTAGCTCAGCAGGATTTAGATGTATCTATGGTAGATGAAATGATGCCAAATCTAAAAGACATGATCGCTTCGATGAAAGATATAAATGTGCCGATTATTTATATACAAACAATTCATGAGGACAGCACAGATTCAGAAACGTGGATTAAGCGACTAAAGGGAAAAAATCAGAAGGGGCTTTGCCGAAAGGATACATGGGGAGCAGAATTTTATCAATTGGAACCAGAGAAGAATGATGTTATCGTAATAAAACATAGATATAGTGCATTTATTAATACAAGATTGGATTCTGTTCTGAGAGCATTAAAAATTGAGACGCTGTTAATGGCAGGTGTTAGCACAAATATATGTGTGGAATCAACAGCAAGAGATGGTTTTATGCTGGATTATGATGTTATTTTCTTATCAGATTGTACGGCAGCCTTCTCAAAAGAGGCACATGAGATGACCTTGCAAACCATTAACCAGTTTTTTGGTACAGTTGCCACCAGTAAAGAAGTGGTTAAATCTATTCATGCTCTTCAGTAG